From the Diospyros lotus cultivar Yz01 chromosome 13, ASM1463336v1, whole genome shotgun sequence genome, one window contains:
- the LOC127788040 gene encoding uncharacterized protein LOC127788040, with product MERFLENMLTYVSREEPTRHTTTALERYRHLRPPVFKGRIGNDPSSAEYWLEQTEKLLQHLQCSEEEKVRCATYTLEEEAGRWWQSTERSLIRSQQEREAENEDAPMYTWAGFKEEFNAKYFSKSWKEERIWEFLRLKQTGEMSVSQYDNPFIQLIKYVPMYETDKSQKAQKFISGPQEHLQQILSGWDIETYKEALHRALTIERNLTRAKIIKTEEGSKSGKPGSPTTQPRDDGKCPRCKRKYPGKRCVLRCYGCGEEGHIGRNCPKIKAMPQVGYQGKVVCYNCGQSGHISRDCSKRQKMEPPSGSAQNVRPGRVYNLTCEDAEADPAVIEGTLFFSNIPVHALIDPGATHSFVSHASLEGLKLEPRELGYQMVIATPMGSTLRTAVGCRECIFSMGSESFKIDLVVLDIQDFDIIIGMDFLSLHEAKIDCKSKTVSLPKLNGEWIVFQGQSRKIKRENGMTLHTLQSAKPESGKKSLELESVRVVNEYPEVFPEELPGLPPQREIEFSIDLIPGTQPISIPPYKMAPAEMRELKEQLQDLTDKGFIRPSVSPWGSPILFVKKKDGTLRMCTNYRQLNKVTVKNKYPLPRIEELFDQL from the coding sequence ATGGagcgatttttagaaaatatgctGACATACGTGAGTCGAGAGGAGCCTACGCGGCACACGACCACAGCTTTGGAGCGATACCGACATTTGAGACCCCCTGTGTTCAAAGGAAGGATTGGCAATGATCCTAGCTCAGCCGAGTATTGGCTGGAGCAGACCGAGAAACTACTTCAACATCTCCAATGCAGTGAAGAGGAAAAGGTGAGGTGTGCAACCTACAcgctggaagaagaagcaggtcgGTGGTGGCAGTCTACCGAGCGATCATTAATAAGGTCTCAACAGGAGCGTGAAGCTGAGAATGAGGATGCACCAATGTATACTTGGGCGGGATTCAAGGAGGAGTTTAACGCCAAGTATTTTTCCAagagttggaaggaagaaagaatttggGAGTTTCTGAGGCTCAAGCAGACAGGAGAGATGTCTGTGAGTCAATACGATAATCCGTTCATTCAACTAATTAAGTACGTGCCCATGTACGAGACTGACAAGAGTCAGAAGGCACAAAAGTTTATTTCAGGACCACAAGAACATCTCCAGCAAATTTTAAGTGGATGGGACATTGAAACTTACAAAGAAGCATTGCACCGAGCTTTGACCATTGAGAGAAATCTGACACGAGCCAAGATCATCAAGAcagaggaaggaagtaagagcGGTAAACCAGGCAGTCCGACGACTCAACCAAGGGATGACGGGAAGTGTCCTCGATGTAAGAGAAAATACCCTGGGAAGAGATGTGTCTTGCGGTGCTATGGATGCGGTGAAGAAGGTCACATCGGGAGAAATTGCCCAAAGATCAAAGCAATGCCCCAGGTTGGGTATCAGGGAAAGGTGGTGTGTTACAATTGTGGTCAATCAGGGCATATCTCGCGTGATTGCTCAAAAAGGCAGAAGATGGAACCACCGAGTGGGAGTGCACAAAATGTTCGTCCAGGCCGAGTGTACAATCTGACTTGTGAGGACGCTGAGGCCGATCCTGCagttattgaaggtacactgTTCTTTTCGAATATTCCAGTTCATGCTTTAATAGATCCAGGTGCTACGCATTCATTCGTGTCGCATGCATCATTAGAAGGTTTAAAGTTAGAACCTAGGGAATTGGGTTATCAAATGGTAATAGCCACTCCTATGGGTTCAACTCTAAGAACTGCGGTAGGGTGCCGCGAGTGTATTTTTAGTATGGGATCGGAAAGTTTCAAGATTGATTTAGTGGTATTAGACATTCAAGATTTCGACATAATTATCGGTATGGATTTCCTATCGCTACATGAGGCTAAAATAGATTGTAAgagtaagaccgtgagcttacCCAAGCTTAACGGGGAATGGATTGTGTTCCAGGGTCAAAGTAGGAagattaagagagaaaatggcaTGACTTTGCACACGTTGCAATCAGCCAAACCCGAATCAGGAAAGAAAAGTCTCGAGTTGGAATCAGTGAGGGTCGTGAATGAGTATCCTGAGGTATTTCCCGAggaattaccaggattacctccccaaagagaaattgaattttcgaTAGATCTTATACCAGGTACACAACCAATATCCATACCTCCGTACAAGATGGCCCCAGCTGAGATGAGGGAATTGAAGGAGCAATTACAGGACTTGACCGACAAAGGATTTATCAGACCAAGTGTGTCACCCTGGGGATCTCCGATATTGTtcgtgaaaaagaaagatggtacctTACGTATGTGTACTAACTACCGACAGTTAAACAAGGTAACCGTAAAGAATAAGTATCCGTTGCCTAGGATTGAAGAGTTGTTTGACCAACTTTAA